From the Bdellovibrio reynosensis genome, one window contains:
- a CDS encoding TldD/PmbA family protein: MLDLQRTLKTLRNDADWVSLRYVTEKTTLRSVRDEKPDRNNITFDQGVMVEVLVQGHFGFAGTSDLTESGIKRAFAKATAMAKSAAAFRVHEFSADHRPVAQGTYRSPVVKPLDAFSAKEISDIFIEATRAMKTSDKIVSRSATTMITETQFYTISSSGSEVDQSFSIVSTDFSATAAEGSETQTRSDSGGLARCLQVGAEIFDRNTILERCQKISSEAVELLSAENCPDEKMDLLLAPDQMTLQVHESIGHPLEYDRILGDERNYAGWSFVKPNDFGNLKYGSNLMNVTFDPTITDAMASYAFDDTGLKATKEFLIKDGVLLRGLGGLESQARLGLPGVANSRSSSWNRAAIDRMANINLEPGNSKLEDMIASVERGVFMLANKSWSIDDYRNKFQFGCEYAKLIENGKLTKTLKNPNYRGTTVQFWNNLKAVSNVRETYGSPFCGKGEPNQVIRVGHTTPYCLFKDVEVFGA; this comes from the coding sequence ATGCTAGACTTGCAACGCACGCTAAAAACTCTGCGGAACGACGCTGATTGGGTCAGCCTCAGATACGTGACCGAAAAAACCACATTACGTTCCGTTCGCGATGAAAAACCGGATCGCAACAACATCACTTTCGATCAAGGGGTCATGGTTGAAGTCCTGGTCCAGGGGCATTTTGGATTCGCAGGCACTAGCGACCTCACTGAATCAGGAATCAAAAGAGCTTTTGCTAAGGCTACGGCCATGGCAAAAAGTGCTGCCGCCTTCAGGGTTCATGAATTTTCAGCCGATCACCGCCCGGTGGCCCAAGGGACTTACCGCTCGCCAGTGGTAAAACCTTTAGACGCTTTTTCGGCCAAAGAAATCTCTGACATTTTCATCGAAGCTACTCGCGCGATGAAAACTTCAGACAAAATCGTCAGTCGTTCTGCAACGACCATGATCACAGAAACTCAATTTTACACAATCAGCTCCTCTGGCAGCGAAGTGGATCAAAGCTTCTCAATCGTAAGTACCGATTTTTCGGCGACTGCGGCAGAAGGAAGTGAAACCCAAACGCGTTCCGATAGCGGAGGCCTTGCTCGATGTTTGCAAGTAGGAGCAGAAATTTTTGATCGCAATACCATCCTTGAGCGCTGCCAAAAGATCTCAAGCGAAGCGGTTGAATTGTTATCAGCTGAAAACTGTCCAGATGAAAAAATGGATTTGTTATTAGCCCCTGATCAAATGACTTTGCAGGTGCATGAATCCATCGGTCATCCGCTAGAATATGACCGTATCTTGGGTGATGAAAGAAACTATGCCGGTTGGAGCTTTGTAAAACCAAACGACTTCGGCAATCTTAAATACGGTTCAAACTTAATGAACGTTACTTTTGACCCGACGATCACCGACGCCATGGCCTCTTATGCCTTTGATGACACAGGATTAAAAGCAACCAAAGAATTCCTTATCAAAGACGGAGTCCTTCTTCGCGGCTTGGGCGGCTTAGAATCCCAAGCTCGTTTGGGTCTTCCTGGTGTTGCAAATTCGCGTTCTTCATCTTGGAACAGAGCTGCTATTGATCGTATGGCTAATATTAATCTTGAGCCTGGAAATTCAAAATTAGAAGACATGATCGCCTCTGTAGAGCGTGGTGTTTTCATGCTTGCGAATAAGTCTTGGTCCATCGATGACTATCGCAACAAATTTCAGTTCGGTTGTGAATACGCGAAACTGATTGAAAACGGGAAATTGACTAAGACTTTAAAGAATCCAAACTATCGCGGCACCACGGTGCAGTTCTGGAATAACTTAAAAGCGGTCAGCAACGTGCGTGAAACCTATGGCTCCCCTTTCTGCGGAAAAGGTGAACCGAATCAAGTTATTCGCGTAGGTCACACAACTCCGTATTGCTTATTTAAAGACGTTGAAGTGTTTGGAGCATAA
- a CDS encoding TldD/PmbA family protein, whose amino-acid sequence MNFTENMKVTFNKVADHILGSLKSGEAANVNLHAEESLFVRFNGNKVRQNTHVEQRHLSLLLQHEGKTANITFSITGDVTEDIKRADHWLAQARKECDLLPEDPFQVPLKNNGVSDSTFKGKLLNDEEVIAAITKPAVGTDLAGLYCAGPLISANKNSSGQSHWFATENFFMDYSLYLGEKAVKSIYAGTTWNQTDFEANLAQSKNQLRLMDRPKITLKPGAYRAYLAPGAVAEISSMFSWGALGCNSYKTGASAFQKLVNKEKSLSPKLNLIENYSMGLTHRFNSLGELAPEKMELVTGGELKNLLTSTRSAKEYGLEGNAADNYEAPRALEILPGTLKKEDILKELGTGLYLSNLHYINWSDRLNARITGMTRYACFWVENGEIIAPIADLRFDESLYDCLGANLEAITDFQEVDPMVSTYESRSFGGKKIPGMLIRDFKFTL is encoded by the coding sequence ATGAATTTCACTGAAAACATGAAGGTAACCTTCAACAAAGTCGCTGACCATATTCTGGGAAGCTTAAAGTCCGGCGAAGCTGCAAACGTAAACTTACATGCGGAAGAATCTTTGTTCGTTCGTTTTAACGGCAACAAGGTTCGTCAGAACACCCATGTTGAACAACGCCATTTAAGTCTGTTGCTACAACACGAGGGAAAGACAGCGAACATTACTTTTTCTATCACCGGTGACGTAACAGAAGATATCAAACGTGCGGATCACTGGCTGGCCCAAGCTCGTAAAGAGTGTGACCTTCTGCCTGAAGATCCATTTCAAGTGCCATTAAAAAATAATGGCGTTAGTGATAGCACCTTCAAAGGCAAACTTCTTAATGATGAAGAAGTGATCGCTGCCATCACAAAACCGGCGGTGGGAACAGACCTCGCTGGTCTTTACTGTGCCGGTCCCTTGATCAGTGCTAATAAAAACTCTTCTGGCCAAAGCCACTGGTTCGCGACGGAAAACTTCTTTATGGATTATTCGCTTTATCTTGGCGAAAAAGCTGTAAAGTCGATTTACGCAGGCACCACTTGGAATCAAACTGATTTTGAAGCAAATCTTGCACAAAGTAAAAACCAGCTTCGCCTGATGGATCGTCCTAAGATCACGTTGAAGCCGGGTGCCTATCGCGCTTACCTAGCTCCAGGAGCCGTTGCTGAAATTAGCTCGATGTTTTCTTGGGGTGCTTTGGGCTGCAACTCTTATAAAACAGGGGCCAGCGCCTTCCAAAAATTAGTGAATAAAGAAAAGTCTTTATCACCGAAATTAAACCTTATTGAAAACTACTCGATGGGATTAACTCACCGTTTTAATTCATTGGGTGAATTAGCGCCGGAAAAAATGGAACTTGTTACTGGGGGCGAGCTAAAAAATCTTTTAACTAGCACCCGTTCAGCAAAAGAGTACGGTTTAGAAGGAAATGCCGCTGATAACTATGAAGCTCCAAGAGCTTTAGAAATTCTGCCAGGCACTTTGAAAAAAGAAGACATCTTAAAAGAACTGGGAACAGGTCTTTACCTTTCAAATCTTCACTATATCAACTGGTCGGATCGTTTGAATGCTCGCATCACCGGCATGACTCGCTATGCGTGCTTCTGGGTAGAAAATGGTGAAATCATCGCGCCGATCGCGGATTTGCGTTTTGATGAAAGCCTTTATGACTGCTTAGGCGCGAATTTAGAGGCCATCACGGATTTCCAAGAGGTCGACCCGATGGTTTCCACTTATGAAAGCCGCTCTTTCGGTGGCAAAAAAATCCCGGGTATGCTAATCAGGGACTTCAAATTTACGTTATAG